One Acutalibacter muris DNA window includes the following coding sequences:
- the pyrB gene encoding aspartate carbamoyltransferase: MRHLIDPLDFNMQETGRLLKLAGGISDRPREYAHCCDGKILATLFFEPSTRTRLSFESAMLRLGGQVLGFSSAGSSSAAKGESVADTLRMISGYADIAALRHFKEGAPFVAARYSKIPVVNAGDGGHQHPTQTLTDLFTILRRRGEIGNLTIGLCGDLKFGRTVHSLIKSLVRYENVRFVLISPEELRAPGYIVKEVLTPSGHSFTEARRIEEVMPELDVLYMTRVQRERFFNEEDYVRLKDSYILTPEKLKSAKKDLVIMHPLPRVNEIDQRVDEDPRALYFEQARGGVFVRMALILALLGLEPEVLDP, translated from the coding sequence ATGCGTCATCTCATCGACCCACTGGACTTTAATATGCAGGAAACCGGCCGGCTTCTGAAGCTGGCCGGAGGGATCTCGGACAGGCCCCGGGAGTATGCCCACTGCTGTGACGGAAAAATCTTAGCCACACTGTTTTTCGAGCCCAGCACCCGGACCCGGCTCAGCTTCGAGTCGGCCATGCTGCGCCTTGGCGGCCAGGTTTTAGGCTTCTCCTCGGCGGGGAGCAGCTCCGCCGCCAAGGGCGAGAGCGTTGCGGACACCCTCCGTATGATCTCCGGCTATGCCGACATCGCCGCCCTGCGGCACTTTAAGGAGGGCGCGCCCTTCGTGGCCGCCCGGTACTCAAAAATACCCGTGGTAAACGCCGGTGACGGCGGCCACCAGCACCCCACCCAGACCCTTACGGACCTTTTCACCATACTGCGCCGGCGGGGGGAAATAGGGAACCTCACCATAGGCCTGTGTGGCGACCTGAAATTCGGCCGCACGGTGCACTCGCTGATAAAGTCCCTGGTGCGGTATGAAAACGTGCGCTTTGTGCTCATCTCTCCCGAGGAGCTGCGGGCCCCAGGGTACATAGTAAAAGAGGTGCTCACACCCTCCGGCCACAGCTTCACCGAGGCCAGAAGGATAGAGGAGGTCATGCCGGAGCTGGACGTACTCTACATGACACGTGTCCAGCGGGAGCGCTTCTTCAACGAGGAGGACTACGTGCGCCTTAAAGACTCCTATATCCTCACCCCAGAAAAGCTGAAAAGCGCCAAAAAGGACCTGGTGATAATGCACCCGCTCCCCAGGGTCAACGAGATTGACCAGCGGGTGGACGAGGACCCCAGGGCCCTGTACTTCGAACAGGCACGGGGCGGCGTGTTCGTCAGAATGGCGCTGATACTGGCGCTTTTGGGGTTGGAGCCGGAGGTTCTTGATCCATAA
- a CDS encoding helix-turn-helix domain-containing protein, producing MVKNLRSLRMSKGISQQKIADYLGITQQSVNRYEKQKFEPDIGTLILLADYFETTVDYLIGHTPSGAAGLELSKEEWALLRDYRGLDEGEKESIRLVIKNYLKK from the coding sequence ATGGTTAAAAATCTTCGCAGTTTACGCATGAGCAAGGGCATCAGCCAGCAGAAGATAGCGGACTATCTGGGAATAACCCAGCAGTCTGTAAACAGATATGAAAAGCAAAAGTTCGAGCCGGATATAGGCACCCTTATCCTTCTTGCCGACTACTTTGAGACTACCGTCGACTACCTTATAGGCCACACCCCCTCGGGCGCCGCCGGGCTGGAGCTCTCGAAGGAGGAATGGGCGCTCCTCAGGGACTATAGAGGACTGGACGAGGGGGAGAAGGAGAGCATACGGCTGGTAATAAAAAACTATCTGAAAAAATAA
- the atpC gene encoding ATP synthase F1 subunit epsilon, whose product MQEFQVHILAADRTFYDGPCVSLTVPTSDGELGILAHHSPIIAAVQPGTLRYQAPDCEAQLAAVSPGMVKVENNEVLVLVDSAERPEEIDAARAQREADEALEALLQKKSLQEYQVAQGTLARALNRLRVKSNYTGKH is encoded by the coding sequence ATGCAGGAGTTCCAGGTACATATTTTGGCCGCCGACCGCACCTTCTATGACGGCCCCTGCGTGAGCCTGACAGTACCCACCAGCGACGGCGAGCTGGGAATTCTGGCCCACCACAGCCCCATAATAGCCGCCGTCCAGCCCGGCACCCTCAGGTACCAGGCCCCAGACTGCGAGGCGCAGCTGGCGGCGGTGTCCCCGGGCATGGTTAAGGTGGAGAACAACGAGGTGCTTGTACTGGTGGACTCCGCCGAGCGCCCTGAGGAGATAGACGCAGCCCGGGCCCAGCGGGAGGCTGACGAGGCCCTGGAGGCCCTCCTCCAGAAGAAGTCCCTCCAGGAGTACCAGGTGGCCCAGGGCACCCTTGCCCGGGCGCTGAACCGGCTCAGAGTCAAATCCAACTACACCGGGAAACACTGA
- the atpD gene encoding F0F1 ATP synthase subunit beta encodes MNNLERGIIVQISGPVVDVEIVSGTLPKLREKLTVELKGELRVMEVSQHLSSDTVRCVLLSPSEGLQRGLAVAVPGRTIEVPVGTATLGRMFNVLGEPIDGKGPVPEGTPVKSIYRKAPSFEEQSPAVEILETGLKVIDLLEPYPRGGKIGLFGGAGVGKTVLIQELIHNVAMEHGGYSIFTGVGERSREGNDLWREMQESGVSDKTALVFGQMNESPGVRMRVALSGLTMAEHFRDAEHKDVLLFIDNIFRFVQAGSEVSTLLGRMPSAVGYQPTLANEMGELQERITSTKDGSVTSVQAVYVPADDLTDPATATTFAHLDATTVLSRKISEQGIYPAVDPLASTSRILEADIVGEEHYRIARKCQEILEKYSELQDIIAILGMEELSEEDRRIVARARRLQRFFAQPTHVAEKFTGLKGIYVPLKDTLESFGALVDGELDQYPEAAFYNVGTWRDVVEKAKKLEAGEI; translated from the coding sequence ATGAATAACCTTGAACGCGGTATCATCGTACAGATATCCGGCCCCGTGGTGGACGTGGAGATAGTAAGCGGGACCCTGCCAAAGCTCCGTGAAAAGCTCACCGTGGAGCTTAAAGGCGAGCTCCGGGTGATGGAGGTCTCCCAGCACCTGTCCTCGGACACGGTGCGCTGCGTCCTGCTCTCCCCCAGCGAGGGGCTTCAGAGGGGCCTGGCGGTGGCCGTGCCCGGAAGGACCATAGAGGTACCCGTGGGCACGGCCACCCTGGGCCGTATGTTCAACGTGCTGGGCGAGCCCATCGACGGCAAGGGGCCGGTACCTGAAGGTACGCCTGTAAAGAGCATCTACCGCAAGGCCCCAAGCTTTGAGGAGCAGAGCCCCGCCGTGGAGATACTTGAAACGGGCTTGAAGGTCATCGACCTTTTGGAGCCCTACCCCCGGGGCGGCAAGATAGGCCTCTTCGGCGGCGCGGGCGTGGGCAAGACCGTGCTCATTCAGGAGCTCATACACAATGTGGCCATGGAACACGGCGGCTATTCCATCTTCACCGGCGTGGGCGAGCGCAGCCGGGAGGGCAACGACCTCTGGCGGGAGATGCAGGAGAGCGGCGTTTCCGATAAGACCGCCCTGGTCTTTGGCCAGATGAACGAGTCCCCGGGCGTGCGCATGAGGGTGGCCCTGTCGGGGCTGACCATGGCGGAGCATTTTAGGGATGCGGAGCATAAGGACGTGCTCCTGTTCATAGACAATATCTTCCGTTTCGTCCAGGCGGGCAGCGAGGTCTCCACCCTCTTGGGCCGAATGCCCTCTGCTGTGGGCTACCAGCCCACCCTTGCCAATGAGATGGGCGAATTACAGGAGCGCATAACCTCCACCAAGGACGGCTCCGTCACCTCTGTCCAGGCGGTATACGTGCCCGCCGACGACCTGACGGACCCGGCCACGGCCACCACCTTCGCCCACCTGGACGCCACCACCGTTTTAAGCCGCAAGATATCCGAACAGGGAATATACCCCGCCGTGGACCCCCTGGCCTCCACCTCTCGGATACTGGAGGCGGACATAGTGGGCGAGGAGCACTACAGGATAGCGAGAAAATGCCAGGAGATACTGGAGAAATACAGCGAATTGCAGGATATCATAGCTATCTTGGGCATGGAGGAGCTCAGCGAGGAGGACCGCCGGATAGTGGCCCGCGCCAGAAGGCTCCAGCGCTTCTTCGCCCAGCCCACCCACGTGGCCGAGAAGTTCACCGGCCTTAAAGGTATCTACGTGCCCTTGAAGGACACCCTGGAGAGCTTCGGGGCCCTGGTGGACGGCGAGCTGGACCAGTACCCCGAGGCCGCCTTCTACAACGTGGGCACCTGGCGGGACGTGGTGGAGAAAGCGAAGAAGCTGGAGGCGGGTGAAATCTGA
- the atpG gene encoding ATP synthase F1 subunit gamma: MPGTREIKTHMQSVQETKKITSAMYLIASTKLRKARAELENTRPYFNALQGEIKRIFRNVRNVESHYFYPDQGLPALEGTYGCLVITADKGLAGAYNQNAIKEAMKILEQHPDTKLFVVGEYGRRYFDGHNIPIEHSFLYTAQNPTMMRAREISALLLDGFNRGELQKIFVVYTDMENSMSFRARSTRLLPFHRTYFVDTMEHEKTVTEPFEFLPDAKAVLHNIMRSYISGFIYAALIDSFCCEQNARMTAMDNANRNAEELMGQLSLQYNRVRQSAITQEITEVSAGAKAQRRRSERIPKEGE; encoded by the coding sequence ATGCCCGGCACCAGGGAGATAAAGACCCATATGCAGAGCGTGCAGGAGACCAAAAAGATCACCAGCGCCATGTACCTTATCGCCTCCACAAAGCTTCGAAAAGCCCGGGCGGAGCTGGAAAACACCCGGCCCTACTTCAACGCCCTGCAGGGGGAGATAAAGCGGATATTCAGAAACGTCAGGAATGTGGAGAGCCACTACTTCTATCCCGACCAGGGACTCCCCGCCCTTGAGGGGACCTACGGCTGCCTTGTGATAACGGCGGACAAGGGCCTTGCGGGGGCGTATAACCAGAACGCCATAAAGGAAGCCATGAAGATACTGGAGCAGCACCCCGACACCAAGCTCTTTGTGGTGGGCGAGTACGGCCGAAGGTACTTCGACGGGCACAATATACCCATAGAGCACAGCTTTTTATACACCGCCCAGAACCCCACCATGATGCGGGCAAGGGAAATAAGCGCCCTCTTGCTGGACGGCTTCAACAGGGGAGAGCTCCAGAAGATATTCGTAGTCTACACGGACATGGAGAACAGTATGAGCTTTAGGGCCCGGTCCACCAGGCTCCTGCCCTTTCACAGGACTTACTTTGTGGATACTATGGAGCACGAGAAAACCGTAACAGAGCCCTTCGAGTTCCTGCCTGACGCGAAGGCTGTGCTGCATAACATCATGCGAAGCTATATATCGGGCTTCATATACGCGGCGCTCATAGACAGCTTCTGCTGCGAGCAAAACGCTCGTATGACAGCCATGGACAACGCCAACCGCAACGCCGAGGAGCTTATGGGTCAGTTGTCCTTACAGTACAACCGGGTGCGCCAGTCGGCCATCACCCAGGAGATAACCGAGGTCTCGGCGGGGGCCAAGGCACAGCGCAGGCGCTCAGAGCGCATACCAAAGGAAGGAGAGTGA
- the atpA gene encoding F0F1 ATP synthase subunit alpha encodes MRADRSHLSALLRSAKEPTGEQLARFEAYLREHYKREVPVSWEMDPEVPVGFRMQVGSDVYDWTPQGTFRQFRDHLLNVREGENDILPLMQEAVDNWRPSAEPEEMGEVLAVDSEVATISGLAHARYGEILTFPSGVKGMIQDLRKDDLSCVLFADSGEVAAGDMVRRTHKTAGMPVGDGFLGRVIDALGVPIDGKGHIDPDGYRPIENPAPGILDRQPVNTPMETGLLCIDSMFPIGRGQRELIIGDRQTGKTAIALDTIINQKGKDVVCIYVAIGQKTSSVAQLTENLLRRGALSYTTVISAPAGASAALQYIAPYAGCALAEYFMYSGRDVLIVYDDLSKHAIAYRALSLLLGRSPGREAFPGDVFYLHSRLLERSAHLSDELGGGSMTALPIVETQAGDVSAYIPTNIISITDGQIFLESDLFFAGQRPAVNVGLSVSRVGGDAQTKAMKTAAGTLRLDLAQYREMEVFTQFSSDLDETTKRQLTYGQGLMRLLRQPQYAPFSHHRQVVILTAAMAHIMQDIPLDKIDKFREGLVGFLEEEAADLCRRVDMTGKLSEEDKEELVDLGRKFLSEYLGKAGD; translated from the coding sequence ATGAGGGCCGATAGGAGCCATCTCTCCGCGCTGCTGAGAAGCGCCAAGGAGCCCACAGGGGAGCAGCTTGCCCGCTTTGAGGCCTATCTCCGGGAGCACTATAAGCGCGAAGTGCCCGTGTCTTGGGAGATGGACCCGGAGGTGCCGGTGGGCTTCAGGATGCAGGTGGGCTCGGACGTGTACGACTGGACCCCCCAGGGCACCTTCCGGCAGTTTCGCGACCATCTGCTGAATGTGCGCGAGGGCGAGAACGACATACTGCCCCTGATGCAGGAGGCCGTTGACAACTGGCGGCCCAGCGCCGAACCCGAGGAGATGGGCGAGGTGCTTGCCGTTGACAGCGAGGTGGCCACCATCAGCGGGCTGGCCCACGCCCGGTACGGGGAGATACTCACCTTCCCCTCCGGAGTGAAGGGCATGATACAGGACCTGAGAAAAGACGACCTCTCCTGCGTGCTGTTCGCCGACAGCGGCGAGGTGGCCGCCGGGGACATGGTCCGCCGCACCCATAAGACCGCCGGTATGCCGGTGGGCGACGGCTTTCTGGGCCGGGTCATCGACGCCCTTGGGGTGCCCATCGACGGCAAGGGGCATATTGACCCCGACGGCTACAGGCCCATAGAGAACCCCGCCCCGGGTATCCTGGACCGTCAGCCGGTGAACACCCCCATGGAGACAGGGCTTTTGTGCATCGACTCCATGTTCCCCATAGGCCGGGGCCAGCGGGAGCTGATAATCGGCGACCGTCAGACCGGCAAGACCGCCATCGCCCTTGACACCATCATAAACCAAAAGGGCAAGGACGTGGTGTGCATATACGTGGCCATCGGCCAGAAGACCAGCAGCGTTGCCCAGCTTACGGAGAACCTTCTGCGCCGGGGGGCTTTGAGCTACACCACCGTTATCAGCGCCCCCGCCGGGGCCAGCGCGGCTTTGCAGTACATCGCGCCCTACGCCGGCTGTGCTCTGGCCGAATACTTCATGTACTCGGGCCGGGACGTGCTGATAGTGTACGACGACCTTAGTAAGCACGCCATAGCCTATAGGGCCCTGAGCCTGCTCCTGGGCCGCTCCCCAGGCCGCGAGGCCTTTCCCGGGGACGTGTTCTACCTGCACTCGAGACTATTGGAGCGCTCGGCCCATCTCTCCGACGAGCTGGGCGGGGGCAGCATGACCGCCCTTCCCATTGTCGAGACCCAGGCCGGGGACGTGTCAGCCTATATCCCCACAAACATCATCTCCATCACCGATGGCCAGATATTCTTAGAGAGCGACCTGTTCTTTGCCGGCCAGCGCCCCGCCGTAAACGTGGGCCTCTCCGTGTCACGTGTGGGCGGCGACGCCCAGACCAAGGCCATGAAGACGGCGGCGGGCACCCTCCGGCTGGACCTGGCCCAGTACCGGGAGATGGAGGTCTTTACCCAGTTTTCCAGCGACCTGGACGAGACCACCAAGCGCCAGCTCACCTACGGCCAGGGGCTTATGCGCCTTCTGCGCCAGCCACAGTACGCCCCCTTCTCCCACCACAGGCAGGTGGTGATACTCACCGCCGCCATGGCCCATATTATGCAGGACATACCGCTGGACAAAATTGATAAGTTCAGAGAGGGTCTTGTGGGCTTCCTTGAGGAGGAGGCCGCCGACCTCTGCCGCCGGGTGGACATGACCGGGAAACTGTCAGAGGAGGATAAGGAGGAGCTTGTGGACCTTGGCAGAAAATTCCTCTCCGAATATCTTGGAAAGGCCGGTGACTGA
- a CDS encoding ATP synthase F0 subunit B produces MPLNIDWQQILLHWMNLAILAGGLYFLLYKPVVGFMQKREQHYKDMENKAQAELQKAQEAKAQYEAKLDAAEEEIRDARQKSQAAVQKSAEEQLALAQAQAREIVVDAHAQAKEAREKALRDSQRELKRLASEAAEKLAFHKDDDPFDSFLNLAEGGTKHEGR; encoded by the coding sequence ATGCCGCTGAACATAGACTGGCAGCAGATACTGCTGCACTGGATGAACCTGGCTATTCTGGCCGGGGGGCTCTACTTCCTGCTGTATAAGCCGGTGGTGGGCTTTATGCAAAAGCGCGAACAGCACTATAAGGATATGGAAAACAAGGCCCAGGCGGAGCTTCAGAAGGCCCAGGAGGCCAAGGCCCAGTATGAGGCGAAGCTGGACGCCGCCGAGGAGGAGATAAGGGACGCAAGGCAGAAGTCCCAGGCGGCGGTACAGAAGTCTGCCGAGGAACAGCTGGCCCTTGCCCAGGCCCAGGCCAGGGAGATCGTTGTGGATGCCCACGCCCAGGCCAAGGAGGCCAGGGAGAAGGCTCTGCGGGACTCTCAGCGGGAGCTCAAGCGCCTTGCCTCCGAAGCCGCCGAGAAGCTGGCCTTCCACAAGGACGACGATCCCTTCGACAGCTTTTTGAACCTTGCGGAGGGAGGAACCAAGCATGAGGGCCGATAG
- a CDS encoding ATP synthase F0 subunit C, with the protein MNKLLRNKKNICRALLALAVVMLFTVMFALPAMAEEGEAAPAAAEAAADNTLGMKALAAGLAVGIAAAGGAIAMGLATAKSAEGIARQPEAEGKIRTTLMLGLVFIETAIIYALLVVILIIFVL; encoded by the coding sequence ATGAACAAACTGCTTCGCAACAAGAAAAACATATGCCGCGCCCTGCTGGCGCTGGCGGTCGTCATGCTGTTCACCGTCATGTTCGCCCTGCCCGCCATGGCCGAGGAGGGCGAAGCCGCCCCCGCGGCCGCCGAGGCCGCCGCCGACAACACCCTGGGCATGAAGGCCCTTGCCGCCGGTCTTGCCGTGGGCATAGCCGCCGCCGGCGGCGCTATCGCCATGGGCCTTGCCACCGCAAAGTCCGCCGAAGGCATCGCCCGCCAGCCCGAGGCCGAGGGCAAGATCCGCACCACCCTTATGCTGGGCCTGGTGTTCATCGAGACCGCCATCATATACGCCCTTCTGGTGGTCATACTTATCATCTTCGTACTCTAA
- a CDS encoding F0F1 ATP synthase subunit A — MKQHKKGLVIWVLVVLALLTASILAGTHSRAESVQEAMRDAVLHGENRIAFLGGKTVSPALISAVTVTGLLLIIALLIRVFAVPRFKLQPGKLQLALEEAVGLFHNMAKSNSPHMNGFLGVYLFTAGLYVSVGTLFELLGLQVITTGGSPITLPAPLSDVNAAIGLGTMSYLVILSGGIAGNGLKGVGKTLKEFSLPISMSFRLFGALLSGLLVTELVYYYVNLSFVLPVIVGVLFTLLHAIIQTYVLTMLTALYYGEVSEKPHKE, encoded by the coding sequence ATGAAACAACACAAAAAGGGCCTGGTAATATGGGTCCTGGTGGTTTTGGCGCTGCTAACAGCGTCCATTCTGGCCGGGACACACAGCCGGGCGGAAAGCGTGCAGGAGGCCATGCGCGACGCGGTGCTCCACGGCGAGAACCGCATAGCGTTCCTGGGCGGCAAAACCGTGAGCCCGGCGCTCATCTCGGCTGTCACGGTAACGGGGCTGCTGCTTATTATCGCCCTGCTCATAAGGGTCTTCGCCGTGCCGAGGTTCAAGCTCCAGCCGGGCAAGCTACAGCTGGCGCTGGAGGAGGCAGTGGGCCTGTTCCACAACATGGCAAAGTCCAACAGCCCGCACATGAACGGCTTTCTGGGGGTGTATCTGTTCACCGCCGGGCTGTATGTGTCCGTGGGCACCCTGTTTGAGCTTCTGGGACTTCAGGTCATCACCACGGGCGGCAGCCCCATCACCCTGCCCGCGCCCCTGTCGGACGTGAACGCGGCTATAGGCCTTGGCACAATGTCCTACCTGGTGATACTCTCCGGGGGTATAGCCGGGAACGGATTAAAGGGCGTGGGCAAGACTCTTAAAGAGTTCTCCCTGCCCATCTCCATGAGCTTCAGGCTCTTCGGGGCACTCCTCAGCGGCCTTCTGGTGACGGAGCTTGTGTACTACTACGTGAATCTCAGTTTCGTGCTGCCGGTGATAGTGGGGGTGCTCTTCACCCTTCTGCACGCCATCATACAGACCTACGTGCTCACCATGCTCACTGCGCTGTACTACGGCGAGGTCTCCGAGAAGCCCCATAAAGAGTGA
- a CDS encoding DUF1622 domain-containing protein: MEAFTAGFAELLDGIVGVAIHCFEFIGVVIIVVAGVKGLAQYVRKDPSVRLQLAQGMALGLEFKLGSEILRTVVVRELSEVALVAAIIAVRAALTFLIHWEIRIEERTKQETKEGEEGKGLSEKET, translated from the coding sequence TTGGAGGCGTTTACAGCGGGCTTCGCGGAGCTTTTGGACGGCATTGTGGGCGTTGCCATACACTGCTTTGAGTTCATCGGCGTGGTGATAATAGTAGTGGCGGGAGTGAAGGGGCTCGCGCAATATGTACGCAAGGACCCCTCGGTGCGCTTACAGCTGGCCCAGGGGATGGCGCTGGGGCTTGAGTTCAAGCTGGGCAGCGAGATCCTGCGCACGGTTGTGGTCAGGGAGCTCTCGGAGGTGGCGCTGGTGGCGGCGATAATCGCCGTTAGGGCAGCGCTGACGTTCCTTATCCACTGGGAGATACGGATAGAGGAGAGGACGAAGCAGGAGACAAAGGAGGGGGAGGAGGGAAAAGGCCTTTCGGAAAAAGAGACCTAG
- the rpmE gene encoding 50S ribosomal protein L31, translating to MKENIHPDYQETTITCACGNVIHTRSTKKNIKVEICSKCHPFFTGKQKLVDTSGRVDMFKKRYGLK from the coding sequence ATGAAAGAGAATATACATCCCGACTATCAGGAGACCACCATCACCTGCGCCTGCGGCAATGTAATACACACCCGCTCCACCAAGAAGAATATCAAGGTCGAAATATGTTCCAAGTGCCATCCGTTCTTCACGGGCAAGCAGAAGCTGGTGGACACCAGCGGGCGCGTGGATATGTTCAAGAAGCGCTATGGGCTTAAATAA
- a CDS encoding DUF2087 domain-containing protein, translating to MKSLNNFLDPEGRLVKFPSKRPLQMEALTYLAKKFSPDREYTEREVNELLLEWHTFKDPATLRRELYDRRFLDRDPYGRSYRLKEDFRRSLGGDGQEL from the coding sequence ATGAAGTCGCTTAACAATTTTCTGGACCCAGAGGGCCGGCTGGTAAAATTTCCGTCAAAGCGTCCCCTGCAGATGGAGGCGCTTACGTATCTGGCGAAGAAGTTTTCGCCGGACAGGGAGTACACCGAGCGGGAGGTGAACGAGCTTCTTTTGGAGTGGCACACCTTCAAGGACCCGGCCACCCTGCGGCGGGAGCTTTACGACAGGCGCTTTCTGGACCGGGACCCGTATGGACGAAGCTACAGGCTGAAGGAGGACTTCCGAAGAAGCCTTGGCGGGGACGGGCAGGAATTATGA
- a CDS encoding IMPACT family protein codes for MEYITVRAEGADQFVEKKSRFIGSCRPASTEEEALEFISGLKTKYWDASHNVYAYILREGNIQRFSDDGEPQGTAGIPVIEAMKKSGVTDAVVVATRYFGGILLGGGGLIRAYSHTATIALAAAQRVRMKRCLKLSIACSYDSYGRVQAIVPECGGIVDDTAFTDSVTLYLHLEPERLEGLARRLADATSGRAVIERRGEEFYPLAI; via the coding sequence GTGGAATACATCACGGTGCGGGCAGAGGGTGCGGACCAGTTTGTTGAGAAGAAGTCCCGGTTTATCGGCTCGTGCAGGCCGGCGAGCACCGAGGAGGAGGCCTTGGAGTTTATCTCCGGGCTCAAGACAAAATACTGGGACGCGTCCCACAACGTGTACGCGTATATACTTAGGGAGGGGAATATCCAGCGCTTCTCCGACGACGGCGAGCCCCAGGGTACGGCGGGCATTCCCGTTATAGAGGCCATGAAAAAATCCGGGGTCACGGACGCGGTGGTGGTGGCTACCCGGTACTTCGGCGGCATACTGCTGGGGGGCGGCGGGCTTATAAGGGCCTATTCCCACACGGCGACTATTGCGCTGGCGGCGGCACAGCGGGTGCGCATGAAGCGGTGTTTAAAGCTGAGCATTGCCTGCTCCTATGACAGCTATGGGCGGGTGCAGGCCATAGTGCCCGAGTGTGGGGGTATAGTGGACGACACGGCCTTCACCGACTCTGTCACCCTTTACCTGCACCTGGAGCCGGAGCGTTTGGAGGGCCTTGCCCGTCGGCTGGCGGACGCCACCTCGGGACGGGCGGTTATTGAGAGGAGGGGGGAGGAGTTTTATCCTCTGGCTATATAA
- a CDS encoding deoxyguanosinetriphosphate triphosphohydrolase encodes MTVREQTEQIEQEILSPWAAKAGSSRGRARPEEDCPLRTIFQRDRDRVIHCKSFRRLKTKTQVFLSPRGDHYRTRLTHTLEVSQIARTIARALRLNEDLTEAIALAHDLGHTPFGHAGERALSEISGGRFKHYRQSLRVVDRLEKEGEGLNLSWEVRNGIVCHTEGKEPYTAEGRIVRVADRIAYINHDIDDAVRAGVMGEEDIPRGITERIGGSKKERITSLICSVVENSHEGVIAMDPDDFEAYDALHEFMYQAVYRNEYAKSEEKKVPHVIERLYKHFCDPACLPEYMQRIAEEDGRETAAMDYVAGMSDLYAVNTYSDLFIPKAWSHN; translated from the coding sequence ATGACCGTCCGGGAGCAGACAGAGCAGATAGAACAGGAAATACTTTCACCGTGGGCGGCAAAGGCCGGCAGCTCCCGGGGGAGGGCGCGGCCGGAGGAGGACTGCCCCCTCAGGACCATATTCCAGCGGGACAGGGACCGGGTGATACACTGCAAGTCCTTCAGAAGGCTTAAGACCAAGACCCAGGTTTTTCTGTCCCCAAGGGGCGACCACTACCGGACCCGGCTGACTCATACCTTAGAGGTTTCCCAGATAGCGAGGACCATCGCCAGGGCCCTGCGGCTCAACGAGGACCTGACCGAGGCCATAGCCCTTGCCCACGACCTGGGGCACACCCCCTTCGGCCACGCCGGGGAGCGGGCCTTGAGCGAGATCTCCGGCGGGCGCTTCAAGCACTACAGGCAGAGCCTTCGGGTGGTGGACAGGCTCGAGAAGGAGGGGGAGGGGCTGAACCTCTCCTGGGAGGTGCGAAACGGCATAGTCTGCCACACAGAGGGCAAGGAGCCCTATACCGCCGAGGGAAGGATAGTGCGCGTGGCGGACAGGATAGCGTACATAAACCATGACATAGACGACGCTGTCCGGGCCGGAGTGATGGGGGAGGAGGACATTCCCCGGGGTATTACGGAGCGGATTGGGGGCAGCAAGAAGGAGCGGATAACCTCGCTGATATGCTCTGTGGTGGAGAACAGCCATGAGGGGGTCATAGCCATGGACCCTGACGACTTTGAGGCCTATGACGCGCTGCATGAGTTCATGTACCAGGCGGTGTACAGAAACGAGTACGCCAAGAGCGAGGAGAAGAAGGTGCCCCATGTTATAGAGAGACTTTATAAGCACTTCTGCGACCCGGCGTGCCTGCCGGAGTATATGCAGAGGATAGCCGAGGAGGACGGCCGGGAGACAGCCGCCATGGACTATGTGGCGGGCATGAGCGATTTGTACGCGGTGAACACCTACAGCGACCTGTTCATACCCAAGGCCTGGAGCCATAACTAG